In Gossypium hirsutum isolate 1008001.06 chromosome D06, Gossypium_hirsutum_v2.1, whole genome shotgun sequence, one genomic interval encodes:
- the LOC107899975 gene encoding uncharacterized protein has protein sequence MTLRSGKVLEPVPGMSRAQDSSQNKKNLDIEAAIESAPQKSLAVPPPLPRRLVQCKEQEEKEIFNTFRKVEINIPLLDAIKKIPRYAKFLTTLCTSKRKLLSNEKVSVEENVSTILQRKIPPKCKDQGNRYNYSACRQICSNPEVVLEDVLTKVNGLIFLADFYIINMEDENSASSSDILLWRPFLSTARMKIDVWSGTLTMEFDGDMVRFNVYEDTGHPNDKLQIVPWRNVDLDVKQEELSMIQKPIREAVMEASKLELKLFLECSRIPTEKNSKMNGKAQRHLNPLMLGESAKGFKDSGKWSKPFYKNIQVHKMKILILNKPNV, from the exons ATGACATTGAGGAGTGGGAAGGTTTTGGAGCCCGTACCTGGCATGAGTCGCGCCCAAGACTCTAGTCAAAATAAGAAGAACCTTGACATAGAGGCTGCAATAGAGTCAGCACCACAAAAATCATTGGCAGTACCACCTCCGCTTCCTAGAAGACTTGTCCAGTGCAAGGAGCAAGAAGAGAAAGAGATCTTCAACACCTTTCGAAAGGTAGAAATCAACATACCTCTTCTCGATGCGATTAAGAAAATTCCACGATACGCAAAATTCTTAACAACATTATGCACGAGTAAAAGAAAACTCCTGAgcaatgaaaaggtaagtgtcgAAGAAAATGTCTCTACCATTCTGCAAAGGAAAATACCACCCAAATGtaaggaccaag GAAACAGGTATAATTATTCAGCTTGCCGACAGATCTGTAGTAATCCAGAAGTAGTGTTGGAGGACGTTCTTACTAAGGTAAACGGATTGATATTTCTTGCAGACTTCTACATTATCAACATGGAGGATGAAAATTCAGCCAGTTCATCTGACATACTTCTTTGGAGACCATTCTTGAGTACTGCACGAATGAAAATTGATGTTTGGAGTGGAACACTCACCATGGAATTTGATGGTGACATGGTtaggtttaatgtttatgaggatACAGGACATCCCAATGATAAGTTACAAATCGTACCTTGGAGGAATGTAGATCTTGATGTTAAGCAAGAGGAATTATCGATGATCCAAAAACCAATACGTGAAGCTGTCATGGAAGCCTCGAAATTAGAACTCAAACTGTTTCTAGAATGCTCAAGGATTCCAACAgagaaaaattcaaagatgaacGGAAAAGCTCAAAGACACCTCAATCCACTAATGTTAGGGGAATCCGCAAAGGGCTTCAAGGATAGTGGGAAATGGTCAAAACCTTTCTACAAGAACATCCAAGTGCACAAGATGAAAATATTAATTCTCAATAAGCCAAACGTATAA